In Desulfoplanes formicivorans, a genomic segment contains:
- a CDS encoding hemolysin family protein has product MKTNINQGEGMEDGSEHGHFWNKLHKLFGYRQDTPIEEVIMEASEDGEIENDEVSMLLNVLRLDTKQVKEIMVPRTEMICAEENESLKEIAGLIIDSGHSRIPVYRQSKDNIIGLIHAKDLLPFFVNPDNHKVDPASIIRPPLFIPDTKNVRDILLEFQAKKIHLAIALDEYGGTSGLVTLEDVLEEIVGEIEDEYDTPKPEEIQFIDDRRTLISGRTSLDTVREACSIDLQSDQVETIGGLLCEHAGKVPQKGDHLTIAGHDFEIKEADNKHILWVVVTPSAQTISRTP; this is encoded by the coding sequence ATGAAAACCAACATCAACCAGGGAGAAGGGATGGAAGACGGCTCGGAACATGGCCACTTCTGGAACAAACTGCACAAATTGTTCGGCTATCGCCAGGATACCCCCATAGAAGAGGTCATCATGGAGGCGAGCGAGGACGGGGAGATTGAAAATGACGAAGTATCCATGCTTCTCAACGTGTTGCGCCTGGACACCAAGCAGGTCAAAGAAATCATGGTCCCGCGGACCGAAATGATTTGTGCCGAGGAAAACGAATCCCTCAAGGAGATTGCCGGTCTGATCATTGATAGCGGCCACTCCCGCATCCCTGTTTACCGCCAAAGCAAAGACAATATCATCGGCCTGATCCACGCCAAGGATCTGCTCCCCTTTTTTGTCAATCCCGACAACCACAAGGTTGATCCGGCATCCATCATCCGTCCCCCTCTGTTCATCCCGGACACCAAAAATGTTCGAGACATCCTTCTGGAATTTCAAGCAAAAAAAATTCACTTGGCCATAGCTCTGGATGAATACGGCGGGACCTCGGGACTGGTTACTCTTGAAGATGTTCTTGAGGAAATCGTCGGGGAAATCGAAGATGAATACGACACCCCCAAACCCGAGGAAATTCAGTTCATTGACGACCGAAGAACCCTTATCTCCGGACGGACCTCCCTTGATACGGTTAGGGAGGCGTGTTCCATTGATCTGCAATCGGATCAGGTGGAAACCATTGGCGGCTTGTTATGCGAACATGCAGGCAAGGTTCCCCAAAAAGGCGATCATCTGACCATTGCGGGCCATGATTTTGAAATCAAGGAAGCGGACAACAAGCATATTCTCTGGGTTGTGGTTACCCCGAGCGCACAAACGATTTCCCGTACCCCATGA
- a CDS encoding MlaD family protein yields MSQEFKTMEFRVGLFLLVVIVTMVGVIIYVGIKKDLFADRVTYYVVSKTGENIERGIPVRLSGFRIGNVEQVHLDNIGYIKVELEILAKYQKWFRKDSKIILDQEGIIGNSYFKLIPGSDGSPLLPEGSTITLSKVAGLSELIQEAEPVIQNLKEIVANIRTITDNVIDKNGHVQSVLANAEEITRLILQNRGLLYYLTQDPRPVQSMDAILAKTEHAVGNIDLLVQNTTHRVDDLQPIQDELILTLQEGQKFIKGLESLRKELAPTLANVQAISADVKNATTNLVELRRQSEYTMRLGTELLQRLKETWPFARKILQEEPAYPAP; encoded by the coding sequence ATGTCCCAGGAGTTCAAGACCATGGAATTTCGGGTAGGCCTCTTCCTGCTCGTGGTCATTGTAACCATGGTCGGCGTTATCATCTATGTGGGTATCAAAAAGGATCTGTTTGCGGATCGCGTCACCTATTACGTGGTCAGCAAGACCGGAGAGAACATCGAACGCGGCATTCCGGTCCGCCTGTCCGGGTTCAGGATAGGCAACGTTGAACAGGTCCATCTGGACAATATCGGCTACATCAAGGTCGAATTGGAAATTCTGGCCAAATATCAGAAATGGTTTCGCAAGGATTCCAAAATCATCCTTGATCAGGAAGGAATCATTGGCAATTCCTATTTCAAGCTCATTCCGGGAAGCGACGGCAGTCCTCTGCTGCCAGAGGGATCAACCATCACCTTGTCCAAGGTTGCGGGTCTGAGCGAGCTTATTCAAGAAGCGGAACCCGTCATCCAGAATCTCAAGGAAATCGTGGCCAATATCCGGACCATCACCGACAATGTCATTGACAAGAACGGCCATGTCCAATCCGTGCTGGCCAATGCCGAAGAGATCACCCGGCTCATCCTCCAGAATCGCGGTCTTCTCTATTATCTCACCCAGGATCCCCGACCTGTTCAATCCATGGATGCCATTCTCGCCAAAACCGAACACGCCGTTGGAAACATTGACCTGCTTGTGCAAAACACAACCCATCGCGTGGACGATCTCCAACCCATCCAGGACGAACTGATCCTGACCCTTCAAGAAGGCCAGAAGTTCATCAAGGGGCTCGAATCCCTGCGCAAGGAGCTTGCCCCCACCCTGGCCAATGTTCAGGCCATAAGCGCGGACGTCAAAAATGCCACAACCAATCTCGTTGAATTACGCCGCCAGAGCGAGTACACCATGCGGCTGGGTACGGAACTTTTGCAACGGCTCAAGGAAACCTGGCCCTTTGCCCGCAAAATACTTCAGGAAGAACCAGCCTATCCGGCACCCTGA
- the prfB gene encoding peptide chain release factor 2 (programmed frameshift): MLQYADLKTRSLALFDSFTSIWRRLDLKSKQERLQEIESQLSRPGAWDNPEALTPILQEKTQLEEEITKWTQLEQTKTNVQEWLELAEDDPGEETLEVLQGEINQLESRLRLAEMETLLSGPHDTAAAIVDIHPGAGGTDSQDWAEMLLRMYRRWAESKGFKVEFLNYIPGDEAGIKSVTLQITGPHAYGLLKGEKGTHRLIRISPFDTSGRRHTSFASLDVCPQIGQDIDIDIKDDDLRIDIFRSSGPGGQHVNKTSSAVRITHLPTNIVVQCQSERSQLKNKETCMKILRARLYERELEKLERAKQAEYASKTAIAWGSQIRTYTLHPYRLVKDHRTNLEISNVDAVLDGEIDGLIQSYLLFLHEQSHP; this comes from the exons ATGCTCCAATATGCCGATTTGAAAACCCGTTCACTGGCCCTTTTCGACTCCTTCACGTCCATATGGAGGCGTCTT GACCTGAAAAGCAAGCAGGAACGCCTTCAGGAAATTGAATCCCAGTTGTCCCGGCCGGGTGCATGGGACAATCCCGAAGCCCTCACGCCCATTCTTCAGGAAAAAACCCAGCTCGAGGAAGAAATCACCAAATGGACTCAGCTCGAGCAAACCAAGACCAATGTGCAGGAATGGCTTGAGCTTGCCGAAGATGACCCCGGCGAGGAAACCCTTGAAGTGCTCCAAGGAGAGATCAATCAGCTTGAAAGCCGGTTGCGTCTGGCCGAAATGGAAACACTGCTCTCCGGGCCCCATGATACGGCCGCAGCCATTGTCGACATCCATCCCGGCGCAGGGGGCACCGACTCCCAGGACTGGGCGGAAATGCTGCTGCGCATGTACAGGCGGTGGGCCGAATCCAAGGGGTTCAAGGTCGAATTTCTCAACTACATTCCCGGAGATGAAGCCGGTATCAAAAGCGTCACCCTGCAGATCACCGGCCCCCACGCCTATGGCCTGCTCAAGGGGGAAAAGGGCACCCACCGGTTGATCCGTATTTCTCCGTTCGACACCTCGGGACGCCGGCATACCTCCTTTGCCTCCCTGGACGTCTGCCCTCAAATCGGCCAGGACATAGACATTGACATCAAGGACGATGACCTGCGCATCGACATTTTCCGTTCGAGCGGTCCCGGGGGTCAGCACGTAAACAAGACGAGTTCGGCCGTCCGGATCACCCATTTGCCCACAAACATTGTGGTTCAGTGCCAAAGCGAACGCTCCCAGCTCAAGAACAAGGAAACCTGCATGAAAATTCTGCGGGCCAGGCTGTACGAGCGGGAACTGGAAAAACTGGAACGTGCTAAACAGGCCGAGTACGCCTCCAAGACAGCCATTGCCTGGGGAAGTCAGATACGCACCTACACGTTGCATCCTTATCGGTTGGTCAAGGATCACCGGACCAATCTCGAAATCAGCAATGTGGATGCTGTTCTCGACGGAGAAATCGACGGCCTGATCCAGTCGTATCTGCTTTTTTTACATGAACAATCCCACCCCTGA
- a CDS encoding HU family DNA-binding protein, whose translation MNKSELIKTVAEENDISMDEAVTVVNTFFDCIREELLQGNRVEIRGFGSFKIKEYEGYKGRNPKSGEQVEVKPKKLPFFRPGKELKEFLNK comes from the coding sequence ATGAACAAAAGTGAACTGATTAAAACAGTGGCAGAAGAAAACGATATCTCCATGGATGAGGCCGTTACGGTTGTGAACACCTTTTTTGATTGCATCCGGGAAGAACTTTTGCAGGGAAACCGGGTTGAAATCCGCGGATTCGGCAGTTTCAAAATTAAGGAATATGAAGGATACAAGGGCCGCAATCCCAAGTCTGGAGAACAGGTAGAGGTCAAACCCAAAAAACTTCCCTTTTTCCGTCCAGGCAAGGAACTCAAGGAATTTCTGAACAAGTAG
- a CDS encoding GGDEF domain-containing protein encodes MNQSLDKIFNDLETLSQRIKACDSSRVAHCTSEEILALVRIIRGMTPEQWQQLGGEERFPEWFAVPMGHDNSSSLQHIQDQLDRLAFQKNHDPLTQLPNRHVFDVTLQRELERAYRFKHPVSLCIIDLDDFKKINDTYGHPCGDHVLRKVADILTRVLRQTDIPSRIGGEEFAIILPGTGLVRSQRLLSRLQVDFRALRIPCSDDEAPVRITCSMGLATSRGRERILPDKLYAAADQALYKAKKQGKDTIETAPLMDLAPVRQDTLVLQEEKHFLFAKK; translated from the coding sequence ATGAACCAGAGTCTCGACAAGATTTTCAACGACCTTGAAACCCTCAGTCAGAGAATCAAGGCATGCGACTCATCCCGTGTCGCCCACTGCACTTCCGAAGAGATTCTGGCCCTCGTCCGGATCATCCGAGGCATGACGCCCGAACAATGGCAGCAGCTTGGCGGGGAAGAACGTTTTCCCGAATGGTTTGCCGTTCCCATGGGCCATGACAACAGTTCCTCCCTGCAACACATTCAGGATCAACTGGATCGCCTGGCTTTCCAAAAAAACCACGATCCGTTGACGCAACTCCCCAACCGCCACGTCTTCGATGTCACCTTGCAACGAGAACTGGAACGGGCGTATCGGTTCAAGCATCCCGTCAGTCTGTGCATTATCGATCTCGACGATTTCAAAAAAATCAACGATACCTACGGCCATCCCTGCGGTGATCATGTTCTCAGGAAGGTGGCGGACATATTGACCCGTGTCCTCAGGCAAACGGACATCCCCAGCCGCATTGGCGGAGAAGAATTTGCCATTATCCTTCCAGGAACGGGCCTGGTGCGATCCCAGCGCCTTCTTTCCCGTCTTCAGGTTGATTTTCGCGCACTGCGCATCCCATGCTCCGATGACGAGGCTCCTGTTCGCATCACCTGTTCCATGGGACTGGCGACCAGCAGGGGCAGGGAACGAATTCTGCCCGACAAGCTGTATGCTGCAGCGGATCAGGCTCTCTACAAGGCCAAGAAACAGGGCAAGGATACTATTGAAACCGCACCTCTCATGGATCTTGCTCCGGTGCGGCAGGACACCCTTGTTCTCCAGGAAGAAAAACACTTCCTGTTTGCCAAAAAATAA
- a CDS encoding MlaE family ABC transporter permease has protein sequence MPTSFVARLGSRFIESTRMWLVIATIMRQSMRSLFRFALFNHAIFRVIVRQLYFTAFQAIPIVCLAALLIGSVLVDNLLNLLTNLNAYDQIGSYLISSITHELAPLICTIILLLRSGSAVLSEMALMKINREMDTLSMLGIPIESYLYLPRILAFAIGGPCLTVIFSMVALLGGYFTLGYFHDITFDNYIKQILDAIHLANIIPLVLKPFFMGLVVVLIAIEKGITVRHAFTEVPIKLIRGMMHTAGCIIIIEIAFNLV, from the coding sequence ATGCCCACATCCTTTGTCGCCCGACTTGGAAGCCGATTCATTGAGAGCACGCGCATGTGGCTGGTTATCGCCACCATCATGCGGCAAAGCATGCGTTCGCTCTTTCGGTTCGCCTTGTTCAACCATGCCATTTTCCGAGTCATTGTCAGACAGCTCTATTTCACGGCTTTCCAGGCCATTCCCATTGTCTGTCTGGCCGCCCTGCTCATAGGTTCCGTCCTGGTTGACAACCTGCTCAACCTGCTGACCAACCTCAATGCCTACGACCAGATCGGCAGTTACCTCATCTCCTCCATCACCCACGAACTTGCCCCGCTCATCTGCACCATTATCCTGCTGCTCCGATCAGGCTCTGCCGTGCTTTCCGAAATGGCGCTGATGAAGATCAACCGGGAAATGGACACCCTTTCCATGCTCGGCATCCCCATTGAAAGCTATCTGTATCTTCCGCGGATTCTGGCATTTGCCATTGGAGGTCCCTGCCTGACGGTAATCTTTTCCATGGTGGCCCTGCTGGGGGGGTATTTCACTCTGGGCTATTTTCACGACATCACCTTTGACAATTACATCAAGCAGATTCTGGATGCCATCCATCTTGCAAACATCATCCCCCTTGTCCTGAAACCGTTTTTCATGGGGCTGGTCGTTGTGCTCATTGCCATTGAAAAAGGCATTACCGTTCGCCATGCATTCACTGAAGTGCCCATCAAACTCATACGGGGTATGATGCACACGGCAGGTTGCATCATCATCATTGAAATCGCGTTCAACCTCGTTTAA
- the lnt gene encoding apolipoprotein N-acyltransferase encodes MSAAIKNLYGMPFWAFVGLTTLGTWFGFANPLIHIPPLVLTFPAGLAAIALVARSPRQAFVSGWILGTAVATLCLYWIVIPVHRYGHLPLLLALPCPVLIGSVLGLYASLYTLLIHGTRHRLPWPLHVFFAGCLWALLDWVQEWALTGFPWLTLPGAFSVWPWAVDAVRFVGTHGLAGILAALAMFAVYFGQTPRAFMGVAVIILGLGLPLLDPPAHPTGPNLRAIIVQGGIDQDHKWDPTFQNATVNVYTRLSRNASALHGTQLIVWPETAMPFYFQDDNHLQRQVRDLARQTNATLVLGAPGYTTTLENAQGYVLFNRAFLVTPEGRISSWYDKRHLVPFGEYIPLSSWFPFIRKLVVGAMDFSPGYSSAPLVQGDLSLGMLICYEAIFSNLAQESVAHGANILVNISNDTWFGASSAPWQHLYLSVLRAIEQNRFLIRCTNTGISAFIDNRGHIFDTSELFKKQTLVQDTLKPIEATTFYHDWYAYIHAGYALFPMLVGLWAWTRKPVARA; translated from the coding sequence ATGAGTGCGGCCATCAAGAATCTGTATGGCATGCCCTTCTGGGCCTTTGTGGGCCTGACCACTCTGGGAACCTGGTTCGGATTTGCCAATCCCTTGATCCACATCCCGCCCCTGGTTCTGACCTTTCCCGCAGGGCTTGCTGCCATCGCTCTGGTGGCCCGATCCCCCAGGCAGGCGTTTGTCAGCGGTTGGATACTGGGTACGGCCGTGGCTACGCTCTGCCTGTACTGGATTGTCATCCCCGTTCATCGATACGGCCACCTTCCCCTGCTTCTGGCCCTGCCCTGTCCCGTTCTCATTGGCAGCGTTCTGGGCCTGTACGCCTCCCTGTACACCCTTCTGATCCATGGCACGCGCCACAGGCTGCCCTGGCCGCTTCATGTCTTTTTTGCCGGTTGCTTATGGGCTCTTCTGGATTGGGTACAGGAATGGGCGTTGACCGGCTTTCCCTGGCTGACCCTTCCCGGAGCCTTCAGTGTCTGGCCCTGGGCCGTTGATGCTGTCAGATTTGTGGGAACTCATGGCCTTGCCGGCATCCTGGCGGCTCTGGCCATGTTCGCGGTGTATTTTGGCCAAACTCCAAGGGCTTTCATGGGCGTGGCTGTGATCATCCTTGGCCTTGGTCTCCCCCTGCTGGATCCGCCCGCTCATCCGACAGGTCCAAACCTTCGCGCCATCATCGTCCAGGGCGGCATTGACCAGGATCACAAATGGGACCCGACCTTCCAGAATGCCACGGTCAACGTCTACACCCGCCTGAGCCGCAACGCCTCTGCCCTGCATGGCACCCAGCTCATTGTCTGGCCGGAGACAGCCATGCCCTTCTACTTTCAGGACGACAACCACCTGCAGCGCCAGGTGCGCGACCTTGCCCGCCAGACCAATGCGACCCTCGTGCTGGGTGCACCCGGCTACACCACAACCCTTGAGAATGCCCAGGGGTATGTTCTTTTCAACCGGGCCTTTCTGGTCACACCTGAAGGCAGAATCAGCTCCTGGTATGACAAAAGGCATCTTGTTCCCTTTGGCGAGTACATTCCCCTGTCGTCATGGTTCCCGTTCATCCGCAAACTGGTTGTGGGGGCCATGGACTTCTCACCGGGGTATTCTTCCGCCCCCCTGGTCCAAGGCGACCTGTCCTTGGGGATGCTCATCTGTTACGAGGCCATTTTTTCGAACCTGGCCCAGGAAAGTGTTGCCCATGGGGCCAACATTTTGGTGAATATTAGCAATGATACCTGGTTTGGCGCCTCGTCGGCACCCTGGCAGCATCTCTACCTGAGTGTCCTTCGGGCCATCGAGCAGAACCGATTTCTCATCAGGTGTACAAACACCGGGATTTCCGCATTCATTGACAATCGCGGCCATATCTTCGATACTTCCGAACTCTTTAAAAAGCAGACCCTGGTTCAGGATACGCTTAAACCCATTGAAGCGACGACATTTTATCATGATTGGTATGCATATATCCATGCCGGCTATGCCCTGTTCCCCATGCTTGTGGGATTGTGGGCATGGACCCGTAAACCGGTTGCAAGGGCCTGA
- a CDS encoding UshA-like (seleno)protein family 2 gives MRALRIPVWLFLLVLTFFQPKAWAEPALTILYTANSWGHYRPIKAUQGKAIGGMARRATIFSKYDQADTLRIAGPYELAQRDPVHPWDPQRLKLLIRGYQRLDYHLGVLGPSETRAMSMLSDVQPDTWFQMDSHPRVHSLPTRRGLVLAVIFPALDTTKEPLPPSMSRELVTTLTSLRKNHPKALIVGISSWGRQHERRFVDQHEGLCDILLGSGPGSGLTSTLSTHARTLWTRAFTKGRTVNKMTIKEFPSPNSSFHWQTGRNIAVKLVVLDDKIQNNPAMEAILAPLDTPAAHGKTSSCGQ, from the coding sequence ATGCGTGCATTACGAATTCCTGTCTGGCTTTTTCTGCTGGTTCTGACCTTCTTTCAGCCCAAGGCATGGGCAGAACCAGCCCTGACCATTCTTTACACTGCCAATTCCTGGGGCCACTACCGGCCCATCAAAGCCTGACAGGGAAAAGCCATTGGGGGCATGGCCCGGCGGGCCACCATCTTCTCCAAATACGATCAAGCTGACACCCTACGCATTGCAGGGCCGTATGAGTTGGCACAACGGGATCCCGTACACCCCTGGGATCCCCAACGTCTCAAACTCTTGATTAGAGGTTATCAACGTCTCGATTATCACCTCGGTGTTCTCGGGCCATCGGAAACAAGGGCCATGTCCATGCTTTCGGACGTACAACCCGATACATGGTTCCAGATGGATTCTCATCCCCGGGTCCATTCCCTGCCCACGCGCAGGGGGCTGGTCCTGGCCGTGATTTTTCCTGCTCTCGACACGACTAAGGAGCCTTTACCCCCATCCATGAGCAGGGAACTCGTCACCACGCTGACCAGCCTCAGAAAGAATCATCCCAAGGCCCTGATTGTGGGCATCAGTTCCTGGGGCAGACAGCATGAACGCCGATTTGTCGATCAGCATGAGGGACTGTGTGACATTCTTCTGGGAAGTGGTCCCGGTTCCGGCCTGACATCGACTCTTTCGACCCATGCCAGGACCCTTTGGACCCGGGCCTTTACCAAGGGAAGGACCGTGAACAAAATGACCATCAAGGAGTTTCCCTCACCGAACAGCTCATTTCACTGGCAGACCGGGCGGAACATTGCCGTCAAGCTTGTGGTCCTTGACGACAAGATCCAGAACAACCCCGCCATGGAGGCCATCCTGGCACCGCTCGACACACCGGCAGCACACGGCAAAACCTCATCGTGCGGCCAATGA
- the dapA gene encoding 4-hydroxy-tetrahydrodipicolinate synthase, translating into MEFKGALTALVTPFKNEGIDEDAYRAFIEWQIESGIDGVVPCGTTGESATLSHDEHKEVIRICIDQVKKRVPVLAGSGSNNTREAIELTRFAKSAGADGALMITPYYNKPTQNGMIAHFKAIASEVSLPMVVYNVPGRTGTNLLPSTLGRMAREIPTVIGVKEATGDMKQAARIVEECGEDFTLLSGDDFTILPFLALGGKGVISVISNIEPAKTHAMCAACQANDWKTARALFYELAPLNRAMFLESNPIPVKTSVALMGKMEPTLRLPMTPLSVEHLATLKTVLKEHQLI; encoded by the coding sequence ATGGAATTCAAAGGCGCATTGACCGCCCTTGTGACCCCCTTCAAGAATGAAGGTATTGATGAAGACGCCTACCGGGCCTTCATCGAATGGCAGATCGAATCGGGCATTGATGGCGTGGTTCCCTGCGGAACCACCGGCGAATCCGCCACATTGAGCCACGACGAGCATAAAGAGGTCATTCGCATCTGTATTGATCAGGTCAAAAAACGGGTCCCCGTTCTGGCGGGCTCCGGTTCCAACAACACCCGGGAAGCCATCGAGTTGACCAGATTTGCCAAGTCGGCCGGAGCCGACGGGGCGCTGATGATCACCCCCTACTACAATAAACCCACCCAGAACGGGATGATCGCCCACTTCAAGGCCATTGCCAGCGAGGTTTCCCTGCCCATGGTCGTGTACAACGTTCCGGGAAGAACCGGGACCAATCTCCTGCCTTCGACCCTGGGTCGCATGGCCCGGGAAATTCCCACGGTCATCGGGGTCAAGGAAGCCACCGGGGACATGAAACAGGCCGCCAGAATCGTTGAGGAGTGCGGAGAAGACTTTACCCTGCTCTCGGGCGATGATTTTACCATACTTCCCTTTCTGGCCCTTGGGGGCAAAGGGGTCATCTCGGTCATCTCCAATATCGAACCCGCCAAGACTCATGCCATGTGTGCGGCATGTCAGGCCAACGACTGGAAGACCGCCAGGGCCCTCTTTTATGAACTGGCCCCCCTCAACAGGGCCATGTTTCTTGAATCAAACCCCATTCCGGTCAAGACATCCGTTGCCCTCATGGGCAAAATGGAGCCAACCCTGCGTTTGCCCATGACGCCTCTTTCTGTCGAACACCTGGCAACCCTCAAAACCGTTCTCAAAGAACACCAGCTCATCTAG
- a CDS encoding MinD/ParA family protein, producing MTATNSTMSIAIVSGKGGVGKTNISLNLGYALSQLGHPTLIMDADLGLANLDVLLGISPEYNIQDVITKDVAPRDVVVAINQQGLDLLPAASGIADLVDLDEDVQSLLLTRLKPLFHAYDYLLLDLGAGINPTVLSFAAMAQERLVVLTPEPTSLTDSYALIKILTTEHGVKNFQVIVNMTDSTQEARQTFDRLFAACHHFLGIKIQYLGLVRHDKAVTESVRKQEPLVKWAHRSPAALNIKTIAESLHKQRSLLAHLIAKSSVLRVPYGAHARSYSQK from the coding sequence ATGACTGCAACCAATTCCACCATGAGCATAGCCATTGTCAGCGGCAAGGGCGGTGTCGGCAAGACCAACATCTCCCTCAATCTCGGCTACGCTCTTTCCCAGCTTGGTCATCCCACCCTGATCATGGATGCTGACCTCGGTTTGGCCAATCTGGATGTTTTGCTCGGCATTTCTCCTGAATACAACATCCAGGATGTCATTACCAAAGATGTTGCCCCCCGCGATGTTGTTGTTGCCATCAACCAGCAGGGGCTTGACCTCCTGCCCGCGGCTTCGGGCATTGCAGATCTTGTGGATCTGGATGAAGACGTCCAGTCCCTCCTTTTGACCCGTCTGAAACCTCTTTTTCACGCCTACGACTATCTGCTCCTGGACCTAGGTGCAGGCATCAACCCTACAGTGCTTTCCTTTGCCGCCATGGCCCAGGAAAGACTCGTTGTGCTTACGCCCGAGCCGACTTCTCTGACGGACAGCTACGCCCTGATCAAGATCCTGACGACCGAGCATGGAGTCAAAAATTTTCAAGTCATCGTGAATATGACTGATTCGACCCAAGAGGCTCGCCAAACTTTTGATCGTCTTTTTGCTGCCTGTCATCATTTCCTGGGGATCAAGATCCAGTATCTGGGCCTGGTGCGCCACGACAAGGCCGTAACCGAATCGGTTCGCAAACAGGAACCCCTTGTCAAATGGGCGCACCGCAGTCCGGCAGCCCTCAATATCAAGACCATTGCTGAGTCGCTCCACAAACAGCGATCCCTGCTTGCCCACCTCATTGCCAAATCCTCTGTCCTTCGCGTTCCCTACGGAGCTCATGCCCGTTCATATTCTCAAAAATAA
- the dapF gene encoding diaminopimelate epimerase translates to MRTSPEKAIAFYKMQGSGNDFILVDNRYLGLPTEVMPHWAKALCARAFGIGADGLIFIDKAPSGEQVDYRWHFYNADGSRAEMCGNGSRCVARLAFELGIAGPNQVFMTDAGPIQAHIIEQTGHIKVQLTRPQDLKLNISLAMDTGEAMQVHFVNTGVPHTVVLTDHVKAINVLDLGNTIRFHDHFAPNGTNVNFVQIEDLDHILLRTYERGVENETYACGTGACAAVYVAHALRKCSEHVSVTTSGGEKLVVHLENDDIFLQGDAVIVYTGSMNPETFGLTVG, encoded by the coding sequence ATGCGCACATCACCGGAAAAGGCCATTGCCTTTTATAAAATGCAGGGCAGTGGCAATGACTTCATACTTGTTGATAACCGCTATCTCGGCCTGCCCACCGAGGTCATGCCCCATTGGGCCAAAGCCTTGTGTGCCCGTGCTTTTGGCATTGGTGCCGATGGCCTCATTTTCATCGACAAGGCCCCGTCAGGTGAACAGGTCGATTACAGGTGGCATTTCTACAATGCTGATGGTTCCAGGGCTGAAATGTGCGGCAACGGATCACGATGTGTGGCCCGGCTGGCCTTTGAACTGGGCATTGCCGGCCCAAACCAGGTATTCATGACAGATGCTGGCCCCATACAGGCACACATCATTGAACAAACCGGACACATCAAGGTACAGCTTACCCGACCCCAAGATCTCAAGCTCAATATCTCCCTTGCCATGGATACCGGGGAAGCCATGCAGGTCCATTTCGTCAACACCGGAGTGCCCCACACGGTGGTGCTTACCGACCATGTCAAGGCCATCAACGTGCTTGATCTCGGGAACACCATCAGGTTCCATGACCATTTCGCCCCCAACGGAACCAACGTGAATTTTGTTCAGATAGAGGACCTGGACCATATACTCTTGCGCACCTATGAGCGGGGGGTTGAAAATGAAACCTATGCCTGCGGTACCGGGGCCTGCGCGGCTGTCTATGTGGCCCATGCCCTGAGAAAATGTTCCGAGCATGTATCCGTAACCACCTCTGGCGGAGAAAAACTTGTTGTCCACCTTGAAAATGACGACATCTTCCTTCAGGGTGACGCCGTCATCGTGTATACGGGAAGCATGAATCCGGAAACGTTCGGCCTCACGGTCGGCTGA
- the pyrR gene encoding bifunctional pyr operon transcriptional regulator/uracil phosphoribosyltransferase PyrR, whose protein sequence is MAIEKQIVTEQEMQRTIERLACEVLERMGDGNDLVLVGIQRRGVELADRLRGIMVAKTGTPFTMGKLDINLYRDDWTSRSGVPSINSTHLPVSIKDRNILLVDDVLFTGRTIRAALEAILDFGRPRSVRLLVLVDRGNRELPIQADFVGKKIQTGLDEQVDVRVREVDGQDKVVLLAPGS, encoded by the coding sequence ATGGCAATTGAAAAACAGATAGTTACGGAACAGGAAATGCAAAGAACCATCGAACGGCTTGCCTGTGAAGTGCTCGAGCGCATGGGAGATGGCAATGATCTGGTTCTTGTGGGCATTCAGCGGCGGGGTGTGGAGCTGGCCGATCGGCTGCGCGGCATCATGGTGGCCAAAACCGGCACGCCCTTTACCATGGGCAAACTGGATATCAACCTTTACAGGGATGACTGGACCTCGAGAAGCGGTGTGCCCTCCATCAACAGTACCCATCTTCCCGTGAGCATCAAGGATCGAAATATCCTTCTTGTGGACGATGTTCTGTTTACCGGCAGAACCATTCGGGCCGCCCTGGAGGCCATCCTGGATTTCGGTCGGCCGCGAAGCGTCCGGCTGCTTGTGCTTGTTGACCGGGGAAACCGGGAATTGCCCATTCAGGCCGATTTTGTAGGCAAGAAGATTCAGACCGGACTGGACGAACAGGTGGATGTTCGGGTTCGGGAGGTGGACGGTCAGGACAAGGTTGTTCTTCTTGCCCCGGGGAGCTGA